The genomic DNA AGTGGTTTACGCCAAGGTGTGATGCAGGCCTGGTTGGCTTTGGTCTTTGTTGAACTGCTTGCGAGCAGTGAAGGTATTGGCTTTTTGATGGTCTGGGGCCGTCAGTTGATGCAGCTGGATATTGTATTTATGGGCATCATTTTTATTGGTTTAACGGGTTATGTCCTCGACAGCATTCTGGCCGTGATTGAACGTATCGCTCGTTTTTATGCAACACGCGTGAGGGCTTAACAGATGGCTGAACTCATTTTAGAAGAACATAAATCAAGCTCGGTCGAGACCACAAGACCTAAGAACAACAGGTTTTGGCGACCGAACAGCTTGCACGTACAGGCCTTGATATTACCTGTTGCCTTTTTAGTGCTGTGGAGCATTGCCTCGTATTTCGACTGGGTCAATCCAAAACTGATTCCATCGCCATGGGATGTGGGGGTGACAGCGGTAGAGACGCTGAGCCAGGCACAATTCTGGCAAGGTGTAGCAGCCAGTTTAAGCCGTAACTTTTCTGGCTATGCCATAGGGGCGAGTTTAGGTGTGGCTTTTGGTGTATTGCTCGGCACATCGCATTTCGCACAGTGGTTTTTAGCACCGAGTTTCCATGTTCTGCGTCAAGTGTCGTTATTTGCATGGTTACCGTTAATTTCTACCTTTTTAGGCTACGGCAATTTTGCCAAGTTGTTATTTATCGGTTTGTCGGTGTTCTACCCAGTGGCATTACATAGCTTAGAGGGTGTACGTAATATTTCAGATAAATACCGTGAAGTGGCACAGGTCTATCAATTTCCCAAAAGTTATACCTACCGTAAATTGATTTTCCCGGGTGCAAGTCCACAGATCTTTGTTGGTCTACAGCTGGGCTTGATTTTTGCGTGGTTGGCGACCATTGGTTCGGAGTTTTTATTGGCCAACTATGGCGTTGGACTGGGCAATCTGGTGATTCGTGGTCGTGAACAATTTAACGTGCCCCTGATTTTACTTGGCATGTTGATAATTGGCGCCGTCGGATTGGTGCTCAATCGCATATTACAACACATCGAAAAACGTGTGCTGGTATGGCAGAAATAGGAGAACAGAAGATGAAAAAAGTATCAGGATGGATCAAAAACATTTCGATTGCACTGATGGCTGGGTTGACTCTGTCTGCATGTAATATCAGTCGCGTACCCGATGTGTCTCAACCTGTGGCAGAACTGCGTTATCAAAGTACTGCAGGCTTGGTGAATTTACCTGAGCTGGCACAAGACCTCGGTTATTTGGACAACATTAAACTGAGTTATGTTGGTACGGTGCAAGGCGGCCCTCAAGACTTGCTGACCTTGGTGGCAGGCGATGTCGATTTCGCATCCGCATTTAATGGTGCTGTGGTCAAAGTGATTGCAGCCGATCTGGATGTGGTGCCTGTAGTGGCATCGTATGGCTGTGATCATAAGCAGTCGGCGGGCTTTTATGTACTCGAAGATAGTCCGATTCGTACCGCAAAAGACTTCATTGGCAAAAAAGTCGCAATGAATACCTTTGGTGCACATCATGACTTTGTACTTCGCGATTGGTTAGAACAAAACGGCCTTACCCCGAAAGAAATTTCAGAAGTCGAATTCATTATGTTGCCCCCTATTACCTCAGAACAAGCACTACGCAATGGGCAAATTGATGTGGCGGTATTGACCAGTATTACTGAGCAACGCGCCTTACAAAACGGTGGTGTGCGTAAGATTTTTGCCGATGTCGATATGTATGGCGAATTTACCGCGGGCAGTTATTCGATGCGTAAAGACTTTGTTGAGCAACATCCAGAAGTGACCAAAAGTTTTGTGGAAGGTGTCGCGAAGGCACACCACTGGTTGCAGACCACCCCCATTGAAGAAGTTCGCGCCCGCTTCGAACGCATCATTGAAGCGCGTGGACGCAACGAAAATCTTGCCCTTATTCCTTATTTCAAAGGCTATGGCGTAAACACTACAGGTGGCGTGCAAAAGGCAGAAGACTTTGCACCATGGATTCGATTTATGGAAAAAGACCAAAAGTTGAAACCTGGACAGCTAAATGCGCAGACCATTTTCAGTAACCGCTTTAACCCATATGCCCAAAATACAGTACAAGGATTATAACAATGACTATTGCCCTTAAAATGGACCATGTCCGTAAAGAATTTCCGGCCAAAACCACAGGCAAAGAGCCGGCTGCACCATTTGTCGCAGTGGAAAATGTCACGCTGGATATTCAGCAAGGTGAATTTGTCTCGATTGTGGGGCCAAGTGGCTGCGGTAAATCGACCTTGTTAGATTTGATCGCGGGGCTGACTCGTCCAAGCTCAGGACAGATTTTGCTGAGTGGTAAAGAAATTACCAAGCCAGGTTTGGACCGTGGCATTGTGTTCCAGCAATATGCCCTCTATCCCTGGCTGACGGCTCTAGAAAATATTGAATTTGGTCTGGAAGCCAAAGGCGTAGACAAGAAGACTCGCCGTGAAAAATCGAAATATTACTTAGAATTGGTCGGGTTATCTGGTTTTGAAAACCATTATCCCAACGAGCTTTCAGGCGGGATGAAACAGCGTGTAGCAATTGCACGAAGTCTGGCTTATGAACCTGAAATTTTATTGATGGATGAGCCTTTTGCCGCACTGGATGCACAGACGCGAGAAACCCTACAAGAGGAACTTCTTAATATTTGGCGTAGCTCGAATGCCACCATCATTTTTATTACCCACAGTATCGATGAAGCGATTTACTTGAGCCAACGTGTCGCGATCATGACCTCACGTCCTGGGCGAATTAAAGAGGTGATCGAGATTCCGCAAAGCTTGCGCCTGCAAAATGCAGACGTCCGTTCAACCGCTGAATATGGACAATTGCGTCATCGCATTTGGTCACAGCTGAGTGAGGAAGTGATTAAGGCACAGGCACTAGAAAAATCGAAACAACTCAAGCAAAGCGCTTAAACAAATATAAGAAAGAGGAATAACATCATGGCATCTGCAAAAAATCAGGCATTGGCCTATCCCAACACGGGCTTTGCTACAAAAAAAGCCAATCTTCAACTGGGTTGGTTAAGTTCAGGCTTCAAACGTTCAATTGCAATTGTATTGTTCTTTGCACTTTGGGAAATCCTGCCACGCATTGGTGTGGTGAGTGCGGCATTTCTACCGCCATTAAGTCAAGTATTCCAAACAGGGTGGGAGCTCTATCAATCGGGTCAACTCAGCCGCCACCTAGCCGTATCATTGCAACGTTCCGCGATAGGCTTTAGCCTCGCGATTCTATTGGCCATTCCTTTAGGTTTGGTGATCGGCTGGTATAAACTGGTGGCAGAAACCTTAAATCCACTATTAGAGCTGTTCCGAAACACAACTGCACTCGCCCTCATGCCGGTATTTATTCTATTTTTAGGGATTGGTGAACTCTCTAAAGTGAGTTTGTTGGTCTATGCCTGCACCTGGCCGATTCTATTGAACACCATTTCAGGTGTGCAAAATGTCGATCCATTACTCATTAAATCTGCACGCACCATGGGTTTACCCCCTCATCAACTGTTCAGAAAAGTCATTTTGCCAGCGGCAGTTCCGACCATTTTTGTGGGCATCCGTTTGGCAGGTGCAATCTCAATTTTAGCGTTGGTGGCTGTTGAAATGTTCGGTTCGAAAGCAGGCTTGGGCTACTTGATTATCTATTCCCAATATAGCTTTGAAATTCCACAAATGTTTGTTGGAATTTTAATTATGACGGTACTTGGACTTACATTTAACTATGGATTATTGGCCGTTGAAAAACATTTTACAAAATGGAAGAAAAATCCAGTCGAATAAAATCCTTAAAATAAAGACACCCAGTTTAAAATGGGTGTTTTTATTTCTGATTCAAACAAATAAAATAATAACTTTAAACCAATATAATAAAATTCATTAAATTTAAATCAACCCATATTTTAATAAACGCGTGCGAATGACATTACGGGTCACGCCTAATAATTTTGCAGTATGTACCTGGTTGTACTGGCAGTACTCATAGGCACTGCGAATAAATTTTTCTTCAATCAGCTCATTGATATTGGTCTGCTTAAACTGTTCCGAAGACTGAAAAATACTTTGAAATGTCTGTTCCAAAAGTTGTCCTGCATCCTGAAGATCCTTAATCGTTCCATTCACCGCAGAAATTGAAGCAAAGCTAAAAGGTTCAGCTTTCTGGGCAGCCGACTGAATACTGGAAAACGTAATATCTTCCGGTTCAATCACGCCATTTTTACTGACTAAAACGGCATGGTGAATGGTGTTTTCCAGCTCGCGGATATTGCCGGGCCAGGGGTGCAAACTCAGTTTCTTAAGCGCCAGTTGGCTGAGGCGCAATGGGGTCGCATGCGGGTCGGTCTGGTAGACCTGAATAAAGTGTTTGGTTAGCGGCAGAATGTCATCGCGACGCTCTGAAAGCCTTGGAATTTTGAGTAAGGCCACATGCAGGCGATAGAATAAATCCTCCCTGAAACGTCCGTCCTGCACGGCTTTTTCCAGATCGACATTGGTCGCGGCAATAATGCGCACATTGATCGGAATCGGCTTGAGTGAACCGATGCGCACAATCTCGCGTTCCTGTAACACCCGTAATAATTTGACCTGCATGGACAGCGATAAATCGCCAATTTCATCCAGAAACAGGGTGCCATTATGCGCCGCCTCAAACCAGCCCACACGGGTATTAATGGCACCGGTAAAAGCGCCTTTTTCGTGTCCAAAAAGTTCACTTTCGACTAATGATTCGGTGAAAGCGCCACAGTTCACCGCCACAAACGGGCCTTTGGCACGATGGCTGAGCTGATGAATCTGCCGGGCGACCAGTTCTTTGCCCGTACCGGTGTCGCCAATAATCAACGCATTGGCTTCACTTGGCGCAATCTGTTCAATACGGGCAAGCAGCGCCTGTGATAAAGGATCTTCAAATACCGTCGCCGTTGCACGCTTATGCTTCAGGGCAGAGGGTACATTGGGGTGGGTTAAAATAGACATGAGATTCTTATACTTGTTGAAAATGTTAATCATCATGAAATATTTAAAATGGAATGATAAATAATATATCGGTATTTGATTATCGCTTTCAGATATAAATTAAAGCTGGGATTCTTTATCTGTTTAAAAGATAAAAAAAATAGGGATAACTAAAGGATAAATCAAGATAAAGCAAATCAATAATCTGTTTTATATTAGAGATCTCTAAATAACAAAAGGCAGAATTAAAATGGCAATTACTTCAGTAAATGTACGTAACCAGTTTAAAGGCATTATTCAAGAAGTATTAGAAGGTGACGTTGTTTCAGAAATAAATGTGGAAACCAAAGCCGGTCTGTTTACTTCAATTATCAGTACCCGTTCAGTCAAAGACCTAGACCTTAAAGTCGGTTCTGAAGTTGTGGTGTTGATCAAATCGACGGAAGTGTCCCTGGCGAAGCTTTAATTCGCCAGTGCCTCAAGCTTTACAGGAGAATTGAGAGATGACACAGCAAGCAACAGGCCATGTATCTATTCAGCAGCTCAGCAAAACCTATCCGACACAAAACAATGACGCTTTAACTGTGCTGGACGATATTAATTTAGACATCCAGCCGGGTGAATTTATCAGTATTGTCGGCAGCAGTGGCTGCGGCAAGTCCACACTGTTACGCTTATTGGTAGGACTGGAAAATAGCTATCAAGGCCAGATCCAGGTGGATGGCAAAAAGATTTTTGGCACCAGTTTACAGCGCGGGATCGTGTTTCAGGACCACCGTCTTTTTCCCTGGTTAAGCGTGCGTGAAAATGTGCGTATTGCACTGCATCAGAGTAAGCTGACACGGGCTGAAGAAGACAAACTGATTGATGAACATCTGCAATTGGTCAATCTGACCAGTTTTGCCAATGCCTATCCATCCCAGCTTTCAGGCGGCATGAACCAGCGTGTGGCGATTGCCCGCAGTTTGGTCAATCGTCCGGAAATTTTATTTCTGGATGAGCCTTTTGGCGCACTGGATGCCTTAACCCGTCAGAACCTGCAAGACGAATTACAGCGGATTTGGCAGGCAGAAAAAATCACTATGGTGATTGTGACCCATGACGTTGAAGAAGCAGTATTTTTAGGGGATCGTGTGGTGGTGATGCAGCCGCATCCGGGTCGGATTAAACGTATTGTTGATATCCCGGTTGCCCATCCGCGTAAACGTGAAGATGTACGTTTGCACAATATTAAAAATGACATTTTGACGGATTTTAGCGATCCGTTAAAAGACCAGTTACACCGTAATAAACCGGCAGCGAAGTTTTCAGATTATCAATTTGCCTGGTAATGCTATGTCCTGTTTTATCCAAAAGCCTGCGTAAAGTAGGTTTTTTAATGTCTGCTTAAAATAGCCAGAGATAAAAAATCCCTCACGAATGAGGGATATTCAATTGCTTTTCAATCAAGATGCTTTGACTTGTTGACCTGCCAGCACATACTGGTTTTCTGGACGTTTCAAACCTAAATTTTCGCGTAAGGTTTTGCCTTCATATTCGGTCCGGAACAGGCCACGGCGTTGCAGTTCCGGCACAATAAATTCCACAAAGTCATTTAAGCCGGCTGGGGTAGTCGGCGGTAAAATGTTAAAGCCATCCGCTGCTTCATTTTCAAACCAGTTCTGTAGCTGATCGACCACCTGTTCCGGTGTACCCACCAGCGTCCAGTGCCCACGTGCCGAGGCAATATATTCATACAGCTGGCGAATACTGAAATTGTGCTTACGCGCAATATCAATCATCATCTGCTGGCGGCTGGAGAAATTAATATCGGCATCTTCAAGTTTAGGGAAGGGGGCATCCAGGTCATATTTCTCCAGGTTAATTCCACCGGATAAACCTGACAGTAAACTTAAGCCAACTTTGGGATGAATCAGGCTGTTTAATAACTGGTATTTTTCTTGTGCTTCCTGTTCAGTTTTCGCAACAAAAATGGATACGCCCGGCATGATTTTCAAGTCATCGGCATGACGGCCATATTTCAACAGACGGCTTTTTACATCGCGGTAAAATTCCTGTGCATCGCTCAGACTTTGCTGCGCGGTGAAAATCACTTCGGCATATTTACCTGCCAGTTCACGGCCATCTTCCGACTGACCTGCCTGTACAATCACCGGGTAACCTTGTGGTGGACGAGAGACATTTAAGGCGCCATCAACTTTAAAGTATTTTCCTTGATGTTTGGGTTCGTGGAATTTGCTGACATCAAAAAATTGGCCGCTTTCCTTATTGTAAAGGAATGCATCATCCTCCCAGGAATCCCAGAGTTTTTGTGTCACTTCAATGAATTCATCAGCACGTTCATAGCGTGTTTTCGGATCAGGATGCTTTTCCAGTCCGAAGTTACGCGCGGTATCAGCTGAAGCTGTGGTTACGACATTCCAGGCAGCCCGACCTTTGGAAATATGATCCAGCGAGGCATATTTACGCGCTAAAATGTAGGGATCTTCATAAGTGGTCGATGCGGTGGCAATAAAACCGATATTTTGGGTCACTGCTGAAAGGGCTGCAAATAAGGTCACCGGTTCAAAACCGACCGCCTTGTCGCCTAAACCCCGTTGGCCTTCTTTTGCATTACCCCAACTGACCGATAAACCATCGGCAAGGAAATAGGCGTCAAATAAGCCTTTTTCTGCTGTTCGTGCCAGTTCAATTGCATAATCAATATTTAAATGATCTTGCGGACGCGATTCAGGATGACGCCAGCCGGCAGCATGTTGCGATGTTGTGGGAATAAAGGCACCGAGTTTAATTTGACGCTTAGACATTGTTCTATCCTATGAAGTGTATTTTTCTCAATAGTGTCTATTTCAAGATGCATGCCATTTTAAAAATATAATTAAAACAATAATATAAAATACATAATATTTTTATGTGTTTAATGTTCAGCAGTAAAAAAGTTGCTTTGTTGCAAATGCAACAGTAGAAAAAATGCAGTACTTATATGAAATAAGGTCGATCTTCAAAAAAGAATACTTTGGGGCAAAGTAGTGATGAGAAAGATTAAAATGAGGTGAATTTCAAAATACATAAAAAATGCCCCGAAGGGCATTTGGGTAGTTCTTGAATTAAGAGGCCTGCGCTTGTTTTTGCGCCAGTACATACTGATTTTCCGGACGTTTCAGTCCCAAGTTTTCACGAAGGGTGCTACCTTCATATTCAGTACGGAACAGGCCACGGCGCTGCAGTTCTGGCACAATCAGGTTGACAAAATCATTTAAACCGGCAGGCGTGCTTGGTGGCAGAATATTAAAGCCATCTGCAGCTTCATTTTCAAACCATTCTTGTAGTTGGTTCACAATCTGCTCAGGAGTACCCACCAGCGTCCAGTGGCCACGTGCAGAGGCTACATATTCATACAGTTGGCGGATGGTAAAGTTATGCTTGCGGGCAATATCAATCATCATCTGCTGGCGACTGCCAAAATTGATCAAGCTTTCATCCAGTTCAGGGAAAGGCTCATCGATGTCATATTGTTCCAGATCGATTCCGCCGGCCAAACCGGAAAGCAGACCCAGACCGACTTGTGGATGAATAAGACTGTTTAACAGATCGTATTTTTCCTGTGCTTCTTCTGCCGTTTTTGCCACAAAAATCGAAACACCCGGCATGATTTTCAGGTCATCCGGATGACGGCCATATTTAGCTAAACGACCTTTCACATCACGGTAAAATTCCTGTGCATCGGCTAAATTCTGCTGTGCAGTAAAAATCACTTCGGCATATTTTCCAGCCAGCTCACGGCCATCTTCCGACTGACCTGCCTGTACAATCACCGGATAGCCCTGTGGCGGGCGCGGTACGTTTAATGCTCCTTGCACTTCAAAATATTTGCCCTTGTGCTGAGGTTCATGAAATTTTTCTGGCTGGAAAAACTGTCCAGAGACTTTGTCATATACAAAGGCATCATCTTCCCAGGAATCCCAGAGTTTCTGTGCAACCTCAATAAATTCATGTGCACGTGCATAGCGGCTTTTTGCATCTGGATGTTCGGACAGGCCAAAATTGCGCGCGACTTGTTTAGAGGCTGTGGTGACTACATTCCATGCCGCACGTCCTTTGGAAATATGATCCAGTGAGGCGTATTTGCGTGCCAGCGTATATGGGTGCTCATAGGTGGTCGATGCAGTAGCGACAAAACCAATATTTTTCGTCACTGCAGACAGGGCAGCGAATAGGGTGACTGGTTCAAAGCCAGTATCTTTATCGCCCAGACCCCAGCCTTTGCTGGTGGCGGAACCCCAGTCGCCGCGTACAGCTAAAGTGTCCGCCAAAAAGTAGGCATCAAATAAACCACGTTCTGCCGTTTTGACCAGCTCAATGGCATAGTCAATATTTAAATGATTCTGCGGACGTGAGTCCGGATGACGCCAGCCGGCAGCATGCTGAGAAGTGGTTGGAATAAAAGCACCAAGACGGATTTTACGTTCAGCCATGAGAAAAACCTTGTGTTTTTTATGTTGTCAGCTGGTTATAACAAGGAATTTTCAGGCTTAAAAATACGATAAAATTAAATCCATATAAAAAATATGGATTAAGCAGGAAAAACGCCAATCACAAGTTTTTTGCTTGGATTTATTTCGCTGTTAAAGGCTGAATATTACACCAGTGCCTTAATGGTCTTTTTCTTCCACACGAATTGGTAATACATGCCTTGCATGATGCACAGGATGACAAAGGCTAGGGCATAGGCATACCAGATGCCTTGCAAGCCCCACCATCGGCTGAACAGGTAGGCACAGGGCACTTCAATCAATAAAATCGCAGCAATATTAATCAGCATCGGTAGGGTCACGGTACCGCTGGCACGCATGATGGAAGCAAAAATTGCACTGGCACCAAAGAACAGGATGGACCACAGCACAATAAATAACAGCTGCTGTCCCAGTACCACCACCGTCGGGTCGGTGATAAACAGCGCCATCAGATATTTCGAGAACAGATAGGCTAGAGCCACCAATCCACCGGTAATCACGATATTCATAGCGAGTGCAGTATGGGTCACTTTATTGAGCAGATCCGATTTTTCTGCACCAATCGCCTGTGCTGCAAAAATGGAGGCGGCAATGGAAATAGACAGGGCGGGAAACTGGATGTAATTCAAGACCTGATTGACTGCCCCATAGGCTGCAGTGGCATGTGAACCATAATGGTTGACCAGCCCGACAATCACCAGTCCGGCAACTGAGGTGGTGACCATTTGAACGCCGGTAGGAATACCTAAACGTAGAATAATTATACTCATTTCCGGGTGATGGCGAATGTGGCTGAGCAAATGACGGTCAGGCTTCAGCGGGTGACCTTTTTTATTCAGGTAAATGTACAAAAAGATCAGGACTGCCATATAACCGACAGCGGTCGCAATCGCTGGAGCAATAATGCCCATTTTCGGAAAACCAAAATATCCGCCAATCAGCACCGGGGTGATCAGGACCCCGATCAGAATGGTCATGGCAGAAGCAATTAGCGGGGTGGTACTGTCACCGACTCCACGCAAAATCGAGCTATAGATAATATAAACAAACAGTAAAGGACTGCCAGCCAGCATCCACTGTACATAAGGCAGCGATAGGGGCATCACCTCTGGGTCGGTACCTAGGGCCAACAGAATATTTTCGGCAAAAAACACCCCCAGCAGGGCAATGATACTACCGCCAATGAGGGTCATGAACAGGGTAGACCCCACCACATAGCGCACTTTTTCAATATTTTTTGCTCCCCAAGCCTGTCCAACCAATACCGTTGCACCTGTGGAAAGCCCAATCACAAAAGCCAGCAGGCAGAACAGAATTGGAAAGAATACCGCCACCGCTGCAATGGCATTCACCCCCATCATTTGCCCGACAAAAATGGTATTTATGGTTCCGGACAGGTTTTGCAGAATATTGGTCGCAATCAATGGCCACAGAAAAATCAGAAATGTTTTCCAAAGTTTTTGCTGGTTGAACAAGGAGTGATGATGAGGAGGCATGGAACGTCCTGTAACTATTTTTTATCTTTTGATTCTCATTACTAACCCTACCTGAGTTAGCTTAAACAAGCCTTAGTTTTTCCGTAACCAAGGCCAAATTTGATTGCAAATGATGAACTTAAACAGCCGATAAAATGGCGGTAGCCTGCTCTAAAGTTTCATCTTTTTTGGCAAAACAGAAACGGATTAAACGTAAGTTTTCCGGTGGCTGCTGATAAAACACAGAGATTGGAATGGCAACAATGCCATGCTGTTCAGCCAAGAATTTACACATCTCGACATCATCCAGATCGGGACGGATAGTACTGTAATTCAGGTTCTGGAAATAGGTGCCTTGTGAAGGGGTAAAATGAAAGCGTGAGTTACGCAGGCCTGAATTAAACAGGTCACGCTTTTCCTGATAAAAATCTGCAAGCCCTTCAATATGTTCGGGATGCTGCTGCATAAATGTGGCCAGCGCCATTTGTATTGGTGTCACCCCGCAGAAACTGGCGAACTGATAGACCTGTCTGAATATTTTCATCAGTTCAGGTGAGGCAATACAATATCCGGTTTTCCAGCCGGTGACATGGAAAGTTTTACCAAAGGAACCGACTACGATGCTGCGGTCACGTAATTCAGGGAATGACAGCGCCGAATAGTGCTTTTGACCGTCATAAATCAGGTGCTCATAAACTTCGTCGGATAGGACAATGATATTTTTATCGCGAATCAGTTCAATTAAATTTAACCAGTCCTGACCTGACCAGATAGCACCGCTCGGATTATGCGGAGTATTCACAATAATCATCCGGGTCTTATTGTTAATGGCATCTTTCACCCGGTTCCAGTCTACGGAAAATTCGGGTGCAGCCAGAGCAATATGAATGGCTTTGCCACCCACTAATTTAACGCTGGGTCCATAACTATCATAACAGGGGTCGAAAATAATGACTTCATCACCGGCATGAATCAGGGCCTGAATGGCAACAAAAATGGCAATCGTGGCTCCGGGGGTAATGGTGATTTCAGTCAGCGGATCAATCACCAATTGATCGCGTTGTAAAAATTGCTGGGCTACCTGTTCCCGCAGTGAAATCAAACCATCACTGGGTGCATATTGGTTAAAACCATCTAGAGCAGCTTGGCTTAAGGCTTTAAGCAGCGCGGGTGGAGCAGCAAAGTCGGGAAAACCCTGAGAGAGATTTAAGGCATTCAGGCGATGTGCCATCGCGGTCATCACGCTGAAAATAGTGACACCCTGTGCCGGTAGTTTGGAATGAATCTCAAGCATGACCCGAACTCTTCAATATTCTTATGCTGTTCAGTGTAACAGCAAGCGCAGCACAGCAAAATAAAAGGATAGGCTTAAGCTCTGTACATTTTTATCTAATTTCATCCATTTAAATGAATTACGCTGATGGAGAAATTTAACAAAAAACCTACT from Acinetobacter sp. CS-2 includes the following:
- a CDS encoding ABC transporter permease, encoding MAELILEEHKSSSVETTRPKNNRFWRPNSLHVQALILPVAFLVLWSIASYFDWVNPKLIPSPWDVGVTAVETLSQAQFWQGVAASLSRNFSGYAIGASLGVAFGVLLGTSHFAQWFLAPSFHVLRQVSLFAWLPLISTFLGYGNFAKLLFIGLSVFYPVALHSLEGVRNISDKYREVAQVYQFPKSYTYRKLIFPGASPQIFVGLQLGLIFAWLATIGSEFLLANYGVGLGNLVIRGREQFNVPLILLGMLIIGAVGLVLNRILQHIEKRVLVWQK
- a CDS encoding ABC transporter substrate-binding protein produces the protein MKKVSGWIKNISIALMAGLTLSACNISRVPDVSQPVAELRYQSTAGLVNLPELAQDLGYLDNIKLSYVGTVQGGPQDLLTLVAGDVDFASAFNGAVVKVIAADLDVVPVVASYGCDHKQSAGFYVLEDSPIRTAKDFIGKKVAMNTFGAHHDFVLRDWLEQNGLTPKEISEVEFIMLPPITSEQALRNGQIDVAVLTSITEQRALQNGGVRKIFADVDMYGEFTAGSYSMRKDFVEQHPEVTKSFVEGVAKAHHWLQTTPIEEVRARFERIIEARGRNENLALIPYFKGYGVNTTGGVQKAEDFAPWIRFMEKDQKLKPGQLNAQTIFSNRFNPYAQNTVQGL
- a CDS encoding ABC transporter ATP-binding protein, yielding MTIALKMDHVRKEFPAKTTGKEPAAPFVAVENVTLDIQQGEFVSIVGPSGCGKSTLLDLIAGLTRPSSGQILLSGKEITKPGLDRGIVFQQYALYPWLTALENIEFGLEAKGVDKKTRREKSKYYLELVGLSGFENHYPNELSGGMKQRVAIARSLAYEPEILLMDEPFAALDAQTRETLQEELLNIWRSSNATIIFITHSIDEAIYLSQRVAIMTSRPGRIKEVIEIPQSLRLQNADVRSTAEYGQLRHRIWSQLSEEVIKAQALEKSKQLKQSA
- a CDS encoding ABC transporter permease, whose product is MASAKNQALAYPNTGFATKKANLQLGWLSSGFKRSIAIVLFFALWEILPRIGVVSAAFLPPLSQVFQTGWELYQSGQLSRHLAVSLQRSAIGFSLAILLAIPLGLVIGWYKLVAETLNPLLELFRNTTALALMPVFILFLGIGELSKVSLLVYACTWPILLNTISGVQNVDPLLIKSARTMGLPPHQLFRKVILPAAVPTIFVGIRLAGAISILALVAVEMFGSKAGLGYLIIYSQYSFEIPQMFVGILIMTVLGLTFNYGLLAVEKHFTKWKKNPVE
- a CDS encoding sigma-54 interaction domain-containing protein, which codes for MSILTHPNVPSALKHKRATATVFEDPLSQALLARIEQIAPSEANALIIGDTGTGKELVARQIHQLSHRAKGPFVAVNCGAFTESLVESELFGHEKGAFTGAINTRVGWFEAAHNGTLFLDEIGDLSLSMQVKLLRVLQEREIVRIGSLKPIPINVRIIAATNVDLEKAVQDGRFREDLFYRLHVALLKIPRLSERRDDILPLTKHFIQVYQTDPHATPLRLSQLALKKLSLHPWPGNIRELENTIHHAVLVSKNGVIEPEDITFSSIQSAAQKAEPFSFASISAVNGTIKDLQDAGQLLEQTFQSIFQSSEQFKQTNINELIEEKFIRSAYEYCQYNQVHTAKLLGVTRNVIRTRLLKYGLI
- a CDS encoding TOBE domain-containing protein; the protein is MAITSVNVRNQFKGIIQEVLEGDVVSEINVETKAGLFTSIISTRSVKDLDLKVGSEVVVLIKSTEVSLAKL
- a CDS encoding ABC transporter ATP-binding protein, coding for MTQQATGHVSIQQLSKTYPTQNNDALTVLDDINLDIQPGEFISIVGSSGCGKSTLLRLLVGLENSYQGQIQVDGKKIFGTSLQRGIVFQDHRLFPWLSVRENVRIALHQSKLTRAEEDKLIDEHLQLVNLTSFANAYPSQLSGGMNQRVAIARSLVNRPEILFLDEPFGALDALTRQNLQDELQRIWQAEKITMVIVTHDVEEAVFLGDRVVVMQPHPGRIKRIVDIPVAHPRKREDVRLHNIKNDILTDFSDPLKDQLHRNKPAAKFSDYQFAW
- a CDS encoding LLM class flavin-dependent oxidoreductase translates to MSKRQIKLGAFIPTTSQHAAGWRHPESRPQDHLNIDYAIELARTAEKGLFDAYFLADGLSVSWGNAKEGQRGLGDKAVGFEPVTLFAALSAVTQNIGFIATASTTYEDPYILARKYASLDHISKGRAAWNVVTTASADTARNFGLEKHPDPKTRYERADEFIEVTQKLWDSWEDDAFLYNKESGQFFDVSKFHEPKHQGKYFKVDGALNVSRPPQGYPVIVQAGQSEDGRELAGKYAEVIFTAQQSLSDAQEFYRDVKSRLLKYGRHADDLKIMPGVSIFVAKTEQEAQEKYQLLNSLIHPKVGLSLLSGLSGGINLEKYDLDAPFPKLEDADINFSSRQQMMIDIARKHNFSIRQLYEYIASARGHWTLVGTPEQVVDQLQNWFENEAADGFNILPPTTPAGLNDFVEFIVPELQRRGLFRTEYEGKTLRENLGLKRPENQYVLAGQQVKAS
- a CDS encoding LLM class flavin-dependent oxidoreductase is translated as MAERKIRLGAFIPTTSQHAAGWRHPDSRPQNHLNIDYAIELVKTAERGLFDAYFLADTLAVRGDWGSATSKGWGLGDKDTGFEPVTLFAALSAVTKNIGFVATASTTYEHPYTLARKYASLDHISKGRAAWNVVTTASKQVARNFGLSEHPDAKSRYARAHEFIEVAQKLWDSWEDDAFVYDKVSGQFFQPEKFHEPQHKGKYFEVQGALNVPRPPQGYPVIVQAGQSEDGRELAGKYAEVIFTAQQNLADAQEFYRDVKGRLAKYGRHPDDLKIMPGVSIFVAKTAEEAQEKYDLLNSLIHPQVGLGLLSGLAGGIDLEQYDIDEPFPELDESLINFGSRQQMMIDIARKHNFTIRQLYEYVASARGHWTLVGTPEQIVNQLQEWFENEAADGFNILPPSTPAGLNDFVNLIVPELQRRGLFRTEYEGSTLRENLGLKRPENQYVLAQKQAQAS